From the genome of Triticum aestivum cultivar Chinese Spring chromosome 3B, IWGSC CS RefSeq v2.1, whole genome shotgun sequence, one region includes:
- the LOC123065840 gene encoding protein LURP-one-related 8: MARVHPNMVPAPGAVGDVPCAPASSAVEGPTTLTVWRKSLLFDCKGFTVFDAKGNLAYRVDSYASETGDEVVLMDAAGRPSFTVRRKRFSLQGEQWLVFAGEETRRPVYAVRRSGRGKTMAHVTACAGAGPSYEVEGSYARRSCVVYDGERRAVVEIRPKEVVGTDVFRLAVQPGVDVSLAMAVVVALEQMFARPSLLRSWST, from the coding sequence ATGGCGAGGGTTCACCCCAACATGGTGCCCGCCCCGGGCGCCGTCGGCGACGTGCCGTGCGCGCCGGCCAGCTCCGCGGTGGAGGGGCCGACGACGCTGACGGTGTGGCGCAAGTCGCTGCTATTCGACTGCAAGGGCTTCACGGTGTTCGACGCCAAGGGCAACCTTGCCTACCGCGTCGACAGCTACGCCTCCGAGACCGGCGACGAAGTCGTCCTCATGGACGCGGCCGGCCGCCCCTCCTTCACCGTCCGCCGTAAGCGGTTCAGCCTGCAGGGCGAGCAGTGGCTGGTGTTCGCCGGCGAGGAGACACGGCGGCCCGTGTACGCCGTCAGGCGGAGCGGCCGCGGCAAGACGATGGCGCACGTCACGGCGTGCGCCGGCGCCGGGCCATCTTACGAGGTGGAGGGGTCGTACGCGCGTCGGAGCTGCGTAGTGTACGACGGCGAGAGGCGCGCGGTGGTGGAGATCAGGCCCAAGGAGGTGGTCGGCACGGACGTTTTCCGCCTGGCGGTGCAGCCTGGAGTCGACGTGTCGCTGGCCATGGCCGTTGTGGTGGCGCTCGAGCAGATGTTCGCCAGGCCGTCGCTCCTCAGGAGCTGGTCCACATAG